In one Ktedonobacteraceae bacterium genomic region, the following are encoded:
- a CDS encoding sigma 54-interacting transcriptional regulator — protein MLRKDRVYEALRSLCAQRPAQSSVLRRHTGFSAEEVAQQAHVDRTNASRDLNLLVQEGMVERIPGRPVLFTVKTPFAGFEPGGHNGNSENGIRRGTQLELPDEYAPTPVSDESYNSSRFVGISPLKVTHEPGKPPAIAASVQTGAVVTSFDTLIGAAGGLKVAVQQAKAAMLYPPRGLHTLLCGPSGVGKTTFARLMHSFALELKALPPDAPFISFNCADYAGNSQLLMAHLFGVMRGAYTGADRDREGLVEQAHRGILFLDEVHRLPPEGQEMLFYLMDRERFRRLGDVRERQSSLLLLAATTEDPATALLPTFRRRIPMTINLPGLHERTMMERYELIRAFFTTECSSIGTNIHVEPQVLRALLLYECPGNIGQLRTDVQLTCARAYLEYRTQNLPELNIHLGVLPDHVRRGLLRTAELQRGLESVLHLLEATHIFTPTGLSLDSLPESASDLYDTISADLNRLRNSGLLESEINRLLHLDIQHYFQRFAHEVTKEWQDAAANLIDERIALISRRIVQFAEEQLARTFPEKLALVLAMHLTSTLEHMANGRQIAGLSIQSVRRTYPIEYEVARAALLQFRSSLGVSLPESETDVLAVLLANADALLSSGQATVGIVVAAHGHGIAAGLAELANTLVGVSLVRWVELTLEQSPDELLSQVVHWVRVADQGGGVLLLVDFSSLLSLGELVTRQTGVQVRTIANVSAPLVVEAVRRAQRSGHLTLDELASSLTLPRSINSTGGNESSIARRQESAPLRELSYQNGSGDARFIQDKTPRVILSVCLTGFGSATKIAELIEERLPGLREQGVEVICMDISLSSKTETDVQRLVGDRSVVAVVGTINPHLESYPYIALTDFLFGDGVARLRTLLGDTLIDPALIQPPEEKVNGYTTTTAHDSGVIGSTPAFTQRSDLLREISFTLSQQLLFLNPVKAMPLIERMIELIEVEVGETFDIDVLAGLILHLACILERGTQLQGMLVSETVRIQVEQQFARELSICRRALQILSAQIARPLPDEEAYNIVGILRQVDIFSINPV, from the coding sequence ATGCCAGCCGTGACCTCAATTTGCTGGTGCAAGAAGGGATGGTCGAGCGTATCCCCGGTCGTCCCGTGCTGTTCACGGTCAAGACGCCTTTTGCCGGTTTCGAGCCAGGCGGGCACAATGGAAATAGTGAGAATGGCATCAGGCGTGGCACACAATTAGAACTTCCTGATGAATATGCTCCCACCCCGGTTTCAGACGAAAGCTACAACTCCTCGCGTTTCGTTGGCATTTCGCCACTGAAAGTCACACATGAGCCTGGGAAACCTCCTGCTATCGCGGCCTCGGTTCAGACGGGGGCCGTGGTTACCAGCTTCGATACATTGATTGGCGCCGCGGGAGGGTTGAAGGTTGCGGTACAGCAGGCGAAGGCCGCGATGCTCTATCCTCCGCGAGGTTTGCATACCCTGCTGTGCGGTCCAAGTGGTGTTGGCAAAACGACCTTTGCCCGTCTGATGCATTCCTTCGCGCTTGAGCTCAAAGCGCTGCCTCCCGATGCTCCGTTCATCAGCTTCAATTGTGCCGACTATGCTGGTAATTCACAATTGCTGATGGCGCACCTTTTCGGCGTTATGCGTGGGGCCTATACCGGCGCCGACCGTGACCGCGAAGGACTGGTCGAGCAGGCGCATAGGGGCATCCTTTTCCTCGATGAGGTACATCGCCTGCCGCCCGAAGGCCAGGAGATGCTGTTTTACCTGATGGATCGCGAGCGCTTCCGGCGCCTGGGAGATGTGCGTGAACGCCAATCCTCACTGCTATTGCTGGCCGCGACGACAGAAGACCCCGCGACAGCGCTGCTGCCGACATTCCGGCGGCGCATTCCCATGACCATCAACCTGCCCGGCCTGCACGAGCGCACCATGATGGAACGCTACGAGTTGATTCGGGCTTTCTTTACAACTGAATGCAGCAGCATTGGAACGAACATCCATGTCGAACCGCAGGTGTTAAGGGCGCTGCTGCTTTATGAGTGTCCCGGCAATATTGGTCAGCTGCGCACCGATGTGCAGCTCACATGCGCCAGGGCTTACCTGGAGTATCGCACCCAAAACCTACCCGAATTGAATATACATCTAGGCGTCTTGCCAGACCATGTACGGCGTGGCCTGCTGCGCACGGCTGAACTGCAGCGCGGCCTTGAATCGGTCCTGCACCTGTTAGAGGCTACGCATATCTTTACGCCGACGGGCCTGAGCCTTGATAGCCTGCCCGAATCGGCTTCCGACCTGTATGATACCATCAGCGCGGACCTCAACCGCTTAAGGAACAGCGGACTACTGGAAAGCGAAATTAACCGGCTGTTACATCTCGATATTCAGCACTACTTCCAGCGTTTTGCCCATGAAGTTACGAAGGAATGGCAGGATGCGGCTGCCAATTTGATTGATGAGCGTATCGCGTTAATCAGTCGTCGCATCGTACAGTTCGCGGAAGAGCAACTGGCGCGCACCTTTCCAGAAAAGCTGGCCCTGGTGCTGGCAATGCACCTGACCAGTACGCTGGAACATATGGCGAACGGGCGACAAATTGCGGGATTATCGATTCAGTCCGTGCGTCGCACCTATCCAATCGAGTACGAGGTTGCTCGCGCGGCCCTGTTACAATTTCGTTCCTCGCTCGGAGTATCCCTACCAGAAAGCGAAACAGATGTGCTGGCCGTGCTGCTGGCGAATGCCGATGCGTTATTGAGCAGCGGGCAAGCAACAGTGGGTATCGTGGTGGCGGCCCATGGTCACGGCATCGCCGCGGGCCTGGCGGAACTGGCGAATACCCTGGTTGGTGTGAGCCTGGTACGCTGGGTAGAACTGACGCTGGAGCAGTCGCCGGATGAATTGCTGAGCCAGGTTGTACATTGGGTGCGGGTTGCCGATCAGGGTGGTGGAGTCCTGCTGCTGGTTGATTTTAGCTCATTGTTGTCCCTGGGCGAACTGGTAACAAGGCAGACAGGCGTCCAGGTTCGTACTATCGCTAATGTTTCCGCTCCACTGGTAGTTGAGGCAGTGCGCCGCGCGCAGCGTTCCGGCCATCTGACGCTCGATGAACTGGCGTCGAGTCTCACGCTGCCGCGCTCCATCAATAGCACTGGCGGCAATGAATCATCGATTGCTAGAAGGCAGGAATCGGCTCCTCTGAGAGAGCTATCTTATCAAAATGGATCGGGAGATGCTCGCTTTATCCAGGATAAGACGCCGCGCGTCATTCTCTCGGTGTGTCTGACAGGCTTCGGTAGCGCAACCAAGATAGCGGAATTGATAGAAGAGCGCCTGCCAGGACTGCGAGAACAGGGGGTAGAGGTTATCTGTATGGACATCAGTCTTTCAAGTAAGACGGAGACGGATGTGCAGCGCCTGGTGGGAGATCGTAGCGTTGTCGCGGTTGTGGGGACGATCAATCCGCACCTGGAAAGTTATCCTTATATCGCCCTGACTGATTTCCTTTTTGGGGATGGGGTTGCCCGGCTGCGGACGCTGCTCGGTGATACATTGATTGATCCTGCCCTCATCCAGCCGCCAGAGGAAAAGGTAAATGGCTATACCACTACGACAGCACACGATTCTGGCGTGATCGGAAGCACGCCCGCGTTTACGCAGCGCAGCGACTTATTGCGTGAGATCTCATTTACGCTCAGCCAGCAACTCCTATTTCTCAATCCTGTCAAAGCGATGCCACTGATCGAGCGCATGATCGAACTGATCGAGGTCGAGGTGGGTGAAACATTCGATATCGATGTGCTCGCGGGATTGATACTGCACCTGGCGTGTATCCTGGAACGTGGAACCCAGCTACAGGGAATGCTGGTCAGCGAGACGGTTCGTATCCAGGTGGAACAGCAGTTTGCGCGCGAATTGAGTATCTGCCGCCGCGCTCTACAGATTCTGAGCGCGCAGATAGCGCGTCCTTTGCCTGATGAAGAGGCGTATAATATTGTTGGGATTCTCAGGCAGGTAGATATCTTCAGCATCAATCCGGTGTAG